Proteins encoded within one genomic window of Thermococcus celer Vu 13 = JCM 8558:
- the sfsA gene encoding DNA/RNA nuclease SfsA, which yields MLLKLPVIECTFLERLNRFVALMEVDGEVRKALVTNTGRLEEFMVPGRKAFCTPKSGGKTDFVLVAFEDLHGRGAIVDTRTQAKAFERAVELGLVPWLRDCRIRRKEVTVGKSRLDYLFECPSGGVYAEMKSAVLRGGDNGEYAMYPDCPSVRGRKHIRELIHLSKEGKRAMIFFVGALPGVEKFRPYRGGDPEIARLLLEARKAGVEIHALGLSLLPDGRVVLDRPSLEVELEAD from the coding sequence ATGTTGCTGAAGCTCCCGGTAATCGAGTGCACCTTTCTCGAGAGACTAAACCGCTTCGTGGCCCTAATGGAAGTCGATGGTGAGGTCAGGAAGGCCCTCGTCACGAACACAGGCAGGCTGGAGGAGTTCATGGTTCCCGGAAGGAAGGCCTTCTGCACGCCAAAGAGCGGTGGAAAGACTGACTTCGTTCTCGTTGCCTTCGAGGACCTCCACGGGAGGGGGGCGATAGTAGACACGCGAACCCAGGCCAAGGCCTTCGAACGGGCGGTGGAGCTCGGCCTGGTCCCGTGGCTAAGGGACTGCAGGATAAGGAGAAAGGAGGTAACCGTCGGGAAATCGAGGCTCGATTACCTCTTCGAATGCCCCTCCGGAGGGGTCTACGCCGAGATGAAGAGCGCGGTCCTTCGCGGCGGCGATAACGGGGAATACGCAATGTACCCCGACTGCCCGAGCGTCAGGGGGCGGAAGCACATCCGTGAGCTCATCCACCTCTCCAAGGAAGGGAAGAGGGCAATGATATTCTTCGTGGGCGCGCTCCCGGGCGTTGAGAAGTTCCGGCCTTACAGGGGGGGAGATCCAGAGATAGCCCGGCTCCTCCTCGAGGCCAGAAAGGCAGGCGTTGAAATCCACGCCCTCGGCCTCTCCCTCCTCCCGGACGGACGGGTCGTTCTCGATAGGCCGAGCCTCGAGGTCGAGCTTGAGGCGGATTAG
- a CDS encoding M42 family metallopeptidase: MVDYELLKRIVEAPGVSGYEFLGVRDVVIEAFKPYVDEIRVDKLGNVIAHKKGDGPKVMLAAHMDQIGLMVNHIEKNGFLRVAPVGGVDPRTLIAQRFKVWLDKGEFIYGVGGSVPPHIQKPEDRNRAPTWDQVFIDVGAESREEAEEMGVRIGTIITWDGRLERLGKHRMVSIAFDDRIAVYTLVKTAQELKESDADIYFVATVQEEVGLRGARVSAFGIDPDYGFAIDVTIAADVPGTPEHKQVTQLGKGTAIKIMDRSVICHPTIVRWMEELARKHEIPYQWDILLGGGTDAGAIHLNKAGVPTGAISVPARYIHSNAEVVDGRDVDAGVKLMVRVLEEIPNFKL, translated from the coding sequence ATGGTGGACTACGAGCTTCTCAAGAGGATAGTCGAGGCGCCCGGCGTCTCCGGGTACGAGTTCCTTGGCGTTAGAGACGTCGTCATCGAGGCCTTCAAGCCCTACGTTGACGAGATAAGGGTTGACAAGCTCGGCAACGTTATTGCCCACAAGAAAGGTGACGGTCCAAAAGTTATGCTCGCGGCGCACATGGACCAGATAGGCCTCATGGTGAACCACATCGAGAAGAACGGCTTCCTCAGGGTTGCGCCCGTCGGCGGAGTCGACCCGAGGACTCTAATAGCCCAGCGCTTCAAGGTCTGGCTCGACAAGGGTGAGTTCATCTACGGCGTAGGCGGTTCCGTCCCGCCCCACATCCAGAAGCCGGAGGATAGGAACAGGGCCCCGACGTGGGACCAGGTCTTCATCGACGTCGGAGCGGAGAGCAGGGAAGAGGCAGAGGAGATGGGCGTCAGGATAGGCACGATAATAACCTGGGACGGGAGGCTCGAGCGCCTCGGAAAGCACCGCATGGTTAGCATAGCCTTCGACGATAGGATAGCGGTTTACACCCTCGTCAAGACCGCCCAGGAGCTTAAAGAGAGCGACGCCGACATATACTTCGTGGCGACCGTCCAGGAGGAGGTGGGGCTCCGCGGCGCGAGGGTCTCTGCCTTCGGGATAGACCCCGACTACGGCTTCGCCATCGACGTCACCATAGCGGCGGACGTTCCCGGCACTCCAGAACACAAGCAGGTCACCCAGCTCGGCAAGGGAACCGCGATAAAGATAATGGACCGCTCCGTGATCTGCCACCCGACGATAGTCCGCTGGATGGAGGAGCTGGCCAGGAAGCACGAGATCCCGTACCAGTGGGACATCCTCCTCGGCGGTGGCACCGACGCGGGTGCGATACACCTGAACAAGGCCGGCGTTCCGACCGGTGCGATAAGCGTTCCCGCCCGCTACATCCACTCCAACGCCGAGGTTGTGGACGGGCGCGACGTCGACGCCGGCGTCAAGCTGATGGTCAGGGTTCTCGAGGAGATACCGAACTTCAAGCTTTAA
- a CDS encoding helicase C-terminal domain-containing protein: protein MGETTTPEYFPYESLRPHQREFIELVSEAVKNGENAIIEAPTGFGKTVSVLAGILPHAKEMGYKVLYLARTHRQMDRVIEELKAINAKSPVSGVELRSRKDLCLHTYLTQFTSDAYTAMVVCRNLKKLGKCEFYENEKKKKREFDEVVRFFLREPSHPAEILSYAETLELCPYDLTKRVAEKADVIVASYLYLLNPTIRENFVSSLDVDYSDLVVVFDEAHNLPDQAISALSDRISIHTVNRAIKEADEYNEHEIANFLSVFGRGLEILHGEKLGDREIQETPVQPELIFAHVLEVLRLDTRRLVRMLNDMISVGDAIREDRIEKGKPPRSYIGRIGEFLLLWLSLIGREDYLFLMSRDKGLSLELVALDPSKALGFLKNVQSAVFMSGTLTPLEAFRDVMGIENARMKKFPRMVKRENAQVLVAKDVSTRGDERSLQVYRRMVDYIVEAAMVIPKNVGVFTASYEVLQGLLSANLQVRLEETGKAVFIEKQGASSKENDAMVASFKAHARGKGAVLLGVMGGRNSEGQDYSGDEMNGVVLVGIPYARPTPRVQAQIRYFERKFPGKGRYYGYYLPAHRKLVQAAGRVHRSAEERGSIIVLDYRLLWRSIKKDLPDWMREDMRPVDLQRMRLYLRRFWG from the coding sequence ATGGGTGAAACCACGACGCCGGAATACTTTCCCTACGAAAGCCTCAGGCCCCATCAGAGGGAGTTCATAGAGCTCGTCTCGGAGGCGGTTAAAAACGGCGAGAACGCCATAATCGAGGCCCCCACGGGTTTCGGAAAGACGGTGAGTGTTCTGGCCGGGATACTGCCCCATGCCAAAGAGATGGGCTACAAGGTTCTCTACCTGGCGAGGACGCACAGGCAGATGGACCGCGTCATTGAGGAACTGAAGGCGATAAACGCGAAAAGCCCCGTCTCGGGGGTCGAGCTGAGGAGCCGGAAGGACCTCTGCCTTCACACCTACCTCACCCAGTTCACGAGCGACGCCTACACCGCGATGGTGGTCTGCAGGAACCTCAAGAAGCTCGGCAAATGCGAGTTCTACGAGAACGAGAAGAAGAAAAAGCGGGAGTTCGACGAGGTGGTGAGGTTCTTCCTGCGGGAACCGAGCCATCCGGCGGAGATACTGAGCTACGCGGAGACCCTCGAGCTGTGCCCCTACGATCTGACGAAGAGGGTGGCGGAAAAAGCCGACGTGATAGTGGCCAGCTACCTCTACCTCCTCAACCCAACGATACGGGAGAACTTCGTAAGCTCCCTCGACGTCGACTACTCCGACCTTGTGGTGGTCTTCGACGAGGCCCACAACCTGCCGGACCAGGCGATTTCAGCCTTAAGCGACAGGATAAGCATACACACCGTGAACAGGGCGATAAAGGAGGCCGATGAGTACAACGAGCACGAGATAGCGAACTTCCTGAGCGTGTTCGGCCGGGGACTGGAGATACTCCACGGGGAGAAGCTCGGGGACAGGGAGATCCAGGAGACCCCTGTTCAGCCGGAGCTTATCTTCGCACACGTCCTTGAGGTGCTCCGCCTCGACACCAGGAGGCTCGTCAGAATGCTCAACGACATGATCTCGGTCGGTGACGCGATAAGGGAGGACAGGATAGAGAAGGGCAAGCCGCCGCGCTCCTACATCGGCAGGATAGGCGAGTTCCTGCTCCTCTGGCTCTCCCTTATCGGCAGGGAGGATTACCTCTTCCTGATGAGCAGAGATAAAGGTTTGAGCCTCGAGCTCGTGGCGCTGGACCCATCGAAGGCGCTCGGCTTCCTCAAAAACGTCCAGAGCGCGGTCTTCATGTCAGGGACACTAACTCCCCTTGAGGCCTTCCGCGACGTCATGGGCATCGAGAACGCCAGGATGAAGAAGTTTCCCCGGATGGTGAAGAGGGAGAACGCCCAGGTTCTTGTCGCCAAGGACGTCTCGACGAGGGGCGACGAGCGTTCACTCCAGGTTTACAGGCGGATGGTGGATTACATCGTCGAGGCGGCCATGGTGATACCGAAGAACGTCGGAGTTTTTACGGCCTCCTACGAAGTCCTCCAGGGACTGCTCTCCGCCAACCTCCAGGTTCGCCTTGAGGAGACGGGGAAGGCTGTGTTCATTGAGAAGCAGGGGGCCTCATCAAAGGAAAACGACGCGATGGTGGCGAGCTTCAAGGCCCACGCGAGGGGTAAGGGAGCGGTTCTGCTCGGCGTCATGGGTGGCAGGAACAGCGAGGGGCAGGACTACAGCGGCGACGAGATGAACGGGGTCGTGCTCGTTGGGATACCGTACGCGAGGCCGACGCCGAGGGTTCAGGCCCAGATAAGGTACTTCGAGAGGAAGTTCCCGGGGAAGGGGCGTTACTACGGCTACTACCTCCCTGCCCACAGGAAGCTGGTTCAGGCGGCGGGACGGGTTCACCGTTCCGCGGAGGAGAGGGGCTCGATAATCGTGCTGGACTACCGCCTGCTCTGGAGGTCGATAAAGAAGGACCTGCCGGACTGGATGCGCGAGGATATGAGGCCCGTCGACCTTCAGAGGATGAGGCTTTACCTGAGGCGGTTCTGGGGATGA
- a CDS encoding DMT family transporter, giving the protein MQRESIGVLLAMTGTFIYGLEPVVIKSNPSNPISFAAFSALVASLVLWFTVMASGRLEEIRENPGGLRGAFFMGLFGTTLAYLAYSFGARMSTAINAALITRSEVLFSFVLSWLFLGERITRKLVAYSLAIIAGLALVILQGRSPELHLGDLLLLLVPLFWQFGHVIAKRLPYSPPTIAALRNTFGFLLLLPLAITTGPEFSAFVIAEGLIIAVGQLVWYESIKRINLSKATAIITPAPAVAIGLGLFLGESFTVYHALGFALITLGTLGAVKVKSELRT; this is encoded by the coding sequence ATGCAAAGAGAATCCATTGGAGTACTCCTTGCGATGACCGGAACCTTCATCTACGGCCTCGAGCCGGTGGTGATAAAGTCCAATCCCTCGAACCCGATAAGCTTCGCGGCCTTTTCCGCCCTCGTGGCCTCACTCGTCCTCTGGTTCACGGTTATGGCCTCCGGCAGGCTGGAAGAAATCCGGGAAAATCCGGGAGGCCTCAGGGGCGCCTTTTTCATGGGTCTCTTCGGCACGACCCTCGCCTACCTTGCCTACTCCTTCGGGGCGCGGATGAGCACAGCCATAAACGCCGCCCTGATAACCCGGAGCGAGGTCCTGTTTTCCTTCGTTCTCTCCTGGCTCTTCCTGGGGGAAAGGATAACCCGGAAACTTGTCGCGTACTCCCTCGCGATCATAGCAGGCCTGGCCCTCGTGATACTCCAGGGACGTTCCCCTGAGCTCCACCTTGGAGACCTCCTTCTCCTCCTCGTCCCTCTCTTCTGGCAGTTCGGCCACGTGATAGCCAAGAGACTGCCCTACAGCCCTCCAACGATAGCGGCCCTTAGAAACACCTTCGGCTTCCTCCTGCTTCTACCCCTTGCAATCACCACGGGACCGGAATTCTCGGCCTTCGTTATAGCCGAGGGGCTGATAATCGCCGTCGGCCAGCTGGTCTGGTACGAGTCAATAAAACGCATCAACCTGTCCAAGGCAACCGCGATAATAACGCCCGCCCCGGCGGTTGCGATTGGCCTGGGGCTTTTCCTCGGCGAGAGCTTTACGGTTTACCACGCCCTCGGCTTTGCCCTCATCACGCTCGGAACCCTTGGGGCAGTAAAGGTGAAGAGCGAGCTCAGAACCTGA
- a CDS encoding glycosyltransferase family 2 protein, whose protein sequence is MLRDKRITVVVPAYNEAGRLPKVLERIPEFVDEVIVVDDGSSDGTYEAARKAAERDGRIEVIRLERNCGKGCAMREGVKVSTGDVVVFMDADGQHRPEEIIKLVEPVVSGEADLVLGARKVKEAGKRPIQRRLSNVITTRLIRLKLRRYVYDTQSGFRAFRREFLPEIEGDRYEVETEMLIKAAKRGARIKEVPVSMIYDPNREGRFGLRDVLRFLWALFRF, encoded by the coding sequence GTGCTAAGGGATAAGAGAATCACGGTCGTCGTGCCGGCCTACAACGAGGCAGGGAGGCTTCCGAAGGTCCTTGAAAGGATTCCGGAGTTCGTCGATGAGGTTATAGTCGTTGACGACGGTTCGAGCGACGGGACGTACGAGGCGGCAAGGAAAGCGGCCGAGAGGGACGGGAGGATAGAGGTCATACGGCTGGAGAGGAACTGCGGCAAAGGGTGCGCGATGCGAGAGGGGGTTAAGGTCTCCACGGGCGACGTCGTGGTATTCATGGACGCCGACGGCCAGCACAGACCGGAGGAGATAATCAAGCTCGTTGAGCCGGTGGTCTCAGGGGAGGCGGATCTGGTCTTAGGCGCTCGAAAGGTCAAGGAAGCCGGAAAGCGGCCCATCCAGAGGCGACTGAGCAACGTGATAACGACCCGCCTGATAAGGCTCAAGCTCCGCAGGTACGTCTACGACACCCAGAGCGGCTTCAGGGCCTTCAGGCGGGAGTTCCTCCCGGAGATAGAGGGCGACCGCTACGAGGTCGAGACGGAGATGCTGATAAAGGCCGCGAAGAGGGGGGCGCGGATAAAGGAAGTGCCCGTGAGCATGATATACGACCCGAACAGGGAGGGGCGCTTTGGGTTGAGGGACGTCCTCCGCTTCCTCTGGGCGCTCTTCAGGTTCTGA
- the panB gene encoding 3-methyl-2-oxobutanoate hydroxymethyltransferase codes for MREITPRKIIEMKGKERIAMVTAYDYPSALIADRAGMDIIFVGDSLGMVVYGEENTLNVTMEQMVFHTRAVARAVKRALVLADMPFGSYEVSVEEGVRNAVRLIRAGADAVKIEGGYDHRKLVRKLVRMGIPVMGHTGLTPQRYLRLGGYRLMGETEEEIEEILRDARALEKAGAFAVVLEFTLADVSRLVTEEVSIPTIGIGAGPYVDGQVLVWHDLLGIYENVPPFVKKYADIGGMIRLALENYREDVKGGKFPAKEHYWEFLDKDDFRRKAGRALEKLEEDG; via the coding sequence ATGAGGGAGATAACGCCTCGGAAGATAATCGAGATGAAGGGGAAGGAAAGGATAGCGATGGTAACGGCTTACGATTATCCGTCCGCGCTCATAGCCGACAGGGCCGGAATGGACATAATCTTCGTCGGTGACTCCCTTGGGATGGTCGTTTACGGCGAGGAGAACACCCTGAACGTCACGATGGAGCAGATGGTCTTCCACACCCGCGCCGTTGCCCGCGCGGTTAAGAGGGCGCTCGTTTTGGCGGACATGCCCTTCGGGAGTTACGAGGTGAGCGTTGAAGAGGGCGTCAGGAACGCGGTCAGGCTCATAAGAGCGGGGGCAGATGCCGTCAAGATAGAGGGCGGCTACGACCACCGAAAGCTTGTGAGGAAGCTCGTCCGCATGGGCATCCCCGTTATGGGGCACACGGGTTTGACGCCTCAGAGGTACCTCCGCCTCGGAGGTTACAGGCTTATGGGCGAGACCGAGGAGGAAATCGAGGAGATACTCCGCGACGCCAGGGCGCTGGAAAAGGCCGGTGCCTTCGCCGTCGTCCTTGAGTTCACGCTGGCAGACGTCTCCAGGCTCGTGACGGAAGAGGTGTCGATCCCAACCATCGGAATCGGCGCCGGGCCGTACGTTGACGGTCAGGTTCTCGTCTGGCACGACCTCCTTGGAATATACGAGAACGTGCCCCCCTTCGTCAAGAAGTACGCCGACATCGGCGGGATGATACGACTCGCCCTCGAGAACTACAGGGAGGACGTGAAGGGGGGGAAGTTCCCGGCGAAGGAGCACTACTGGGAGTTCCTCGACAAGGACGACTTCAGGAGGAAGGCCGGAAGGGCCCTCGAAAAACTCGAGGAGGATGGGTAG
- a CDS encoding ribbon-helix-helix protein, CopG family — MGRVKTSVYIDEELWREFKELAREESREVSRLLEEAIMNYVVGELIDVDESKVPLWVEPVKLRGEETSKVLREMRDEREESLLG, encoded by the coding sequence ATGGGAAGGGTTAAGACGAGCGTTTACATAGACGAGGAGCTGTGGCGGGAGTTCAAAGAACTCGCCAGGGAGGAGAGCAGGGAAGTGAGCAGGCTACTCGAGGAGGCGATAATGAACTACGTTGTGGGCGAGCTCATCGACGTTGACGAGTCCAAAGTCCCCCTTTGGGTTGAGCCCGTCAAGCTCCGCGGAGAGGAGACATCAAAGGTGCTGAGGGAGATGAGGGATGAACGCGAGGAGAGTTTACTTGGATAG
- a CDS encoding type II toxin-antitoxin system VapC family toxin has product MNARRVYLDSSALLKRYVLEKGTEEVERLFRDAYSKRVVLIMSAWNLGEAVGVLDRKRRRGDMEDDVFNSLKVALLGDVKRMVALGIMKLVPVHTMLLVTAWELIEKHHVYQADALQIASARYESAQEFYTADRKLHAVALAEGLNSILLGVDG; this is encoded by the coding sequence ATGAACGCGAGGAGAGTTTACTTGGATAGCAGTGCTCTGCTGAAGAGGTACGTCCTGGAAAAAGGCACGGAAGAGGTTGAGAGGCTCTTTCGGGATGCCTATTCCAAAAGGGTGGTACTGATAATGAGCGCCTGGAACCTGGGGGAGGCCGTCGGCGTTCTCGACAGAAAGAGAAGGCGGGGGGATATGGAGGACGACGTCTTCAACAGCCTAAAGGTGGCCCTCCTCGGGGACGTCAAGAGGATGGTGGCCCTGGGGATAATGAAACTGGTCCCCGTACACACGATGCTCCTGGTCACCGCTTGGGAGCTCATCGAGAAGCACCACGTATATCAGGCGGATGCGCTCCAGATAGCCTCCGCCAGGTACGAATCGGCCCAGGAGTTTTACACCGCGGACAGAAAACTGCACGCCGTTGCCCTCGCCGAGGGCCTTAATTCGATCCTTCTGGGGGTGGACGGATGA
- a CDS encoding archease produces MREWEHYEHTADIGIRGYGSTLEEAFEAVALALFDVMVDVRKVEGKECRRIEVEGEDLMALLYNFLEELLVLHDVEGLVFGDFDVEVEKAGEGYKLRARACGEPLDYGKHEPKEEVKAITYHEMRIERLPDGRWMAQLVPDI; encoded by the coding sequence ATGAGGGAGTGGGAGCACTACGAGCACACCGCTGACATAGGCATCAGGGGCTACGGCTCAACGCTCGAGGAGGCCTTTGAGGCCGTTGCGCTGGCCCTCTTCGACGTTATGGTCGACGTGAGGAAAGTGGAGGGTAAAGAATGCCGCCGGATCGAGGTCGAGGGCGAGGACCTGATGGCGCTCCTCTACAACTTCCTCGAGGAGCTCCTCGTGCTCCACGACGTCGAGGGGCTCGTCTTCGGGGACTTCGATGTGGAGGTGGAGAAGGCCGGTGAGGGCTACAAACTAAGGGCCAGGGCCTGCGGGGAGCCGCTGGACTACGGCAAGCACGAGCCGAAGGAGGAGGTTAAGGCGATAACCTACCACGAGATGAGGATAGAGAGACTGCCGGACGGGAGATGGATGGCCCAGCTGGTTCCGGACATCTGA
- a CDS encoding tRNA (cytosine(49)-C(5))-methyltransferase yields MSARDRVREANPAFYERYSMLEDTDEFWEFLIKPLRQSVRVNTLKAPLEVVVERLSEEFKLEPIPWVREGFFIDVDNLARVPEHGLGLIFGQEASSMIPPVVLGPRPGELVLDMAAAPGSKTGQIAQYMENEGCIIANDPKLSRANVLIANLNRMGVLIARVTTRDGAYFGRFENLFDRILLDAPCSSVGMIRKRWKFLEGWRLKGVIRYMNVQKRLILAAYKALKPGGTLVYSTCTIDPLENEEVVDYILRKTDARLEPIDLPVKTSEPVLEWEGREYPEELRKALRIHPNDNDTEAFFVAKITKPEGEG; encoded by the coding sequence ATGAGCGCGAGGGACAGGGTAAGGGAGGCAAACCCGGCCTTTTACGAGCGCTATTCGATGCTCGAGGACACGGACGAGTTCTGGGAGTTCCTGATAAAGCCTCTCAGGCAGAGCGTAAGGGTGAACACCCTCAAGGCGCCGCTCGAGGTGGTGGTTGAGAGGCTGAGCGAGGAGTTCAAGCTCGAGCCGATCCCCTGGGTTCGCGAGGGGTTCTTCATCGACGTTGACAACCTCGCGAGGGTTCCGGAGCACGGGCTGGGCCTCATCTTCGGGCAGGAGGCCAGCTCGATGATACCGCCGGTGGTTCTCGGGCCAAGGCCCGGAGAGCTGGTCCTCGACATGGCCGCGGCCCCCGGCTCGAAGACGGGCCAGATAGCCCAGTACATGGAAAACGAGGGGTGTATAATAGCCAACGACCCCAAGTTGAGCAGGGCCAACGTCCTCATCGCGAACCTCAACAGGATGGGGGTTCTGATAGCGCGGGTGACGACGAGGGACGGGGCCTACTTCGGCCGTTTTGAGAACCTCTTCGATAGGATCCTGCTCGATGCTCCCTGCTCGTCCGTGGGGATGATAAGGAAGAGGTGGAAATTTTTGGAGGGCTGGCGGCTGAAGGGCGTCATCAGGTACATGAACGTCCAGAAGAGGCTCATTCTGGCGGCTTATAAGGCCCTTAAGCCGGGCGGAACGCTGGTCTACTCGACCTGCACGATAGACCCGCTCGAGAACGAGGAGGTGGTGGACTACATCCTTCGGAAGACGGACGCGAGGCTCGAACCGATAGACCTGCCCGTGAAGACCAGCGAGCCCGTTCTGGAGTGGGAGGGAAGGGAGTACCCGGAGGAGCTGAGGAAGGCCCTCAGGATACACCCGAACGACAACGACACCGAGGCCTTCTTCGTGGCGAAGATAACCAAGCCGGAGGGAGAGGGATGA
- a CDS encoding methyltransferase RsmF C-terminal domain-like protein, with the protein MSENPRGEIGKTNDTELVRRLLMENYGYAPELVYEIRGRYHRVYAWKPCRLEVKGPDRNGVYFGRVESDGIRLSIEGSFLVGPHATKNVVELDDERAKMYLAGESVEITERELHGWVIVRWRDYFLGSAKAKDGRLINYVPKDRRLRLESLK; encoded by the coding sequence ATGAGCGAAAACCCGCGCGGGGAGATAGGGAAAACAAACGATACCGAGCTCGTCAGGAGGCTTCTAATGGAGAACTACGGGTACGCGCCCGAGCTCGTCTACGAGATACGGGGGAGGTACCACAGGGTCTACGCCTGGAAGCCCTGCCGGCTCGAGGTCAAAGGCCCTGACAGAAACGGGGTGTACTTCGGCAGGGTGGAGAGCGACGGGATAAGGCTCAGCATCGAGGGCAGTTTCCTGGTGGGGCCGCACGCGACCAAAAACGTCGTCGAGCTGGACGATGAGAGGGCGAAGATGTACTTAGCGGGCGAGAGCGTTGAGATAACCGAGCGGGAACTCCACGGCTGGGTGATAGTCCGCTGGCGGGACTACTTCCTCGGCTCGGCCAAGGCCAAGGATGGAAGGCTGATAAACTACGTGCCGAAGGATAGGCGGCTGAGGCTCGAAAGCTTAAAATAA